The following are from one region of the Gossypium hirsutum isolate 1008001.06 chromosome D03, Gossypium_hirsutum_v2.1, whole genome shotgun sequence genome:
- the LOC107920171 gene encoding protein INAPERTURATE POLLEN1 → MPGPFSFLSRKKPTSLPFKDYYENWFNTLKNTLLPLLHQSLSSPSPSLLPFRRDLLLQHFLFYYDSLDQAAAVDVSQILFPSWRNSLETPFLFLGDLHPYLFTNLLRSFIDAANNNKTQNPESLDKPYQVFTAWINPPEKLILRIEQIECGLRLMVPSLISRVRKVQAAFIRKVAEKWDSNEGFKKKGIREAVKAEMEEMLDVLMGANRLRRSVIIEIVNAANVYQGALFLEGLAQFLVGFKDTALVGEFRRCKMMMMMDINGGGTHWGF, encoded by the coding sequence ATGCCGGGACCCTTTTCTTTCTTGTCCCGCAAGAAACCCACCTCACTCCCTTTCAAAGACTATTACGAAAACTGGTTCAACACCCTCAAAAACACCCTCCTCCCTCTCCTCCACCAATCCCTCTCATCTCCTTCTCCTTCCCTCCTCCCTTTCCGCCGTGACCTCCTCCTTCAACACTTCCTCTTTTACTACGATTCCCTCGACCAAGCCGCCGCCGTCGACGTTTCTCAAATTCTTTTCCCTTCTTGGCGTAACTCACTCGAAACCCCATTCCTTTTCCTCGGTGACCTCCATCCTTATCTCTTCACCAACCTCCTTCGTTCTTTCATCGACGCcgcaaacaacaacaaaacccAAAACCCAGAATCACTCGATAAACCATATCAAGTTTTTACAGCTTGGATTAACCCACCAGAGAAACTAATCCTACGGATCGAACAAATCGAATGTGGGTTAAGACTAATGGTTCCCTCATTGATTTCAAGAGTAAGGAAAGTCCAAGCAGCTTTTATTCGGAAAGTTGCAGAGAAATGGGATTCAAACGAAGGGTTCAAAAAGAAAGGGATAAGAGAAGCTGTAAAGGCAGAAATGGAGGAAATGTTGGATGTGTTAATGGGGGCTAATAGATTAAGAAGGAGTGTGATAATTGAGATTGTGAATGCAGCCAATGTTTATCAAGGTGCGTTGTTTCTTGAAGGGTTAGCCCAATTTCTTGTTGGGTTTAAAGATACGGCATTGGTTGGTGAATTTCGAAGATgtaagatgatgatgatgatggataTCAATGGAGGAGGAACTCACTGGGGATTTTGA
- the LOC107920170 gene encoding probable xyloglucan galactosyltransferase GT19, with product MAYLTHFILLLLINLASSQQISNTESSSSTTTNPTTTEDCNNRWIYIRNLPSRFNLDLLTNCSEYPIFDDFCPYLANHGLGQKTHTKSRSWYRTDPLLLELIFHRRILEYPCLTNDPNVANAVFLPYYGAIDSLKYLYGPDVNSSFLHGMGLFDFLQSDEPGIWNRHMGHDHFLVMSRPAWDFCQPLDNDPPIWGTSFLELPEFYNVTVLVPEGRAWPWQEHAVPYPTSFHPPNLACFEAWIQRVRRSRRVSLMLFAGGGGIGASPNIRRSIRTECENANTSMTKDNTGYSQICHIVDCSNGICEHDPIRYMRPMLQATFCLQPPGDTPTRRSTFDAITTGCIPVFFEEMSARSQYRWHLPEEKYPEFSVFIPKEEVVFKGLKILDVLMGIPRSEVRKMRESVIELIPRVIYRRHGSSLGLRTKKDAFDTAIDGALQTIKDKLNDLSEQ from the coding sequence ATGGCTTACTTAACCCATTTCATCCTTTTATTACTCATAAATTTAGCTTCTTCCCAACAAATCTCAAACActgaatcatcatcatcaacaacaacCAACCCAACAACAACAGAAGATTGTAACAACCGTTGGATCTACATCAGAAACCTCCCATCAAGGTTCAATCTTGATCTTCTTACAAACTGTTCTGAATacccaatttttgatgatttttgtccTTACTTAGCTAATCATGGTTTAGGACAAAAAACCCATACCAAATCTCGTAGTTGGTATAGAACTGACCCTTTATTACTTGAACTTATCTTCCATAGACGAATCCTTGAATATCCTTGTCTTACAAATGATCCTAATGTTGCTAATGCTGTGTTTCTTCCTTATTATGGTGCTATTGATTCATTGAAGTATTTATATGGTCCTGATGTGAATTCTAGTTTCCTACATGGGATGGGATTGTTTGATTTCTTACAATCAGATGAACCTGGAATTTGGAACAGACATATGGGACATGATCATTTCTTGGTTATGTCTAGACCAGCTTGGGATTTTTGTCAACCATTGGATAATGATCCACCTATCTGGGGTACTTCATTTCTTGAATTGCCTGAATTTTATAATGTTACTGTTTTAGTACCTGAAGGAAGAGCTTGGCCATGGCAAGAACATGCTGTGCCTTATCCGACCTCGTTTCATCCTCCGAATTTAGCTTGTTTCGAGGCGTGGATACAACGAGTTAGACGGTCAAGACGggtttctttgatgttgtttgcTGGCGGTGGTGGGATTGGTGCTAGCCCGAATATCAGGCGGAGTATAAGGACCGAATGTGAAAATGCCAACACTAGTATGACCAAAGACAACACTGGTTACTCACAGATATGTCATATAGTGGATTGTTCTAATGGGATATGTGAACATGATCCTATTAGGTATATGAGACCTATGTTACAAGCAACCTTTTGTTTACAACCACCAGGGGATACACCAACTAGGAGGTCGACTTTTGATGCTATCACTACCGGGTGTATCCCGGTTTTCTTCGAGGAAATGTCGGCGAGATCACAGTACCGGTGGCATTTACCGGAGGAGAAATACCCAGAATTCTCTGTGTTTATACCTAAAGAAGAAGTGGTTTTCAAAGGGTTGAAGATTTTAGATGTGTTAATGGGGATTCCAAGGAGTGAAGTAAGGAAGATGAGAGAATCTGTTATTGAATTAATCCCTAGAGTTATATATAGAAGGCACGGTAGTTCACTTGGATTGAGGACTAAAAAAGATGCATTTGATACTGCCATTGATGGAGCATTGCAAACTATCAAAGACAAGCTTAATGACTTGTCAGAACAGTAA
- the LOC107919152 gene encoding 3-oxoacyl-[acyl-carrier-protein] synthase III, chloroplastic, protein MILQACNTEDNSLLKLRLVHGDGNGGRHLSAPAQTSDLSGSNSSVLEFASRKSSYLYIHMNGHEAFRFATPCVPQSIESTLKKAGLTASIRYFFQIPRDSMTSISKYSNPSTTSIPLALDNAVRSGKVKPCHTIVTPSFGAGLT, encoded by the exons ATGATCCTGCAGGCCTGCAATACTGAGGACAACAGTTTATTAAAGCTTCGACTTGTGCATGGCGATGGCAACGGCGGCAG ACATCTCAGTGCTCCCGCTCAAACCAGTGATCTATCGGGTTCTAATAGTTCGGTATTGGAATTTGCTTCAAGAAAGTCTTCTTATCTCTATATACATATGAATGGTCATGAAGCTTTTCGTTTTGCGACGCCATGCGTGCCACAATCAATCGAGTCCACCTTGAAAAAGGCTGGTCTCACTGCATCCATCAGGTATTTCTTTCAGATACCCAGAGATAGTATGACTTCCATTTCTAAATATAGTAATCCGAGCACCACATCCATTCCTTTGGCATTGGACAATGCTGTTCGAAGCGGAAAGGTGAAGCCCTGCCATACGATCGTGACCCCAAGTTTCGGTGCAGGTCTAACTTAG